Genomic window (Sediminispirochaeta smaragdinae DSM 11293):
CGGCGCCTCTTTCGGTGGATTGTCGGCCCTCCTGGGCATGCTCTCGGCCTGTGCTCCGGGAATCTCCGTAGTCAATATCGACAACGGCTTCGGTGCGGGCTACCAGGCAAACCTCATCAACCGGCAAAAGGTGAAGCATGGTTGAACAATTCGACTGGGCTAAGCTATGGATAGAGGCGCAGAAACGAAATATCGCATCGGGTCGCGGGGGCGAGTGCTGGCTGGCATGGGACGATGAAGGATCGGCGCGCGCGTACCGGATACGTTCGTCGCAGCAAGAAGCGACACAGAAACGTATCAAAGAAATCTGCAATCTTGCGAAACGTGATTGGCATGTTCTGGATATAGGAGCCGGTCCGGGAACCCTTGCGGTGCCGCTCTCCAGGTCGGTCGCTCACATCACGGCCGTGGAACCGGCATCGGGTATGGCAGCGGTATTGGAAGAGGAGATCGCCAGCAGAGGCATCACCAATGTCACGATCATCAGAAAACGCTGGGACGATATCGACGCGATCGCGGATCTAAGGCCGCCCTATGACCTCTGCATTGCTTCCTTTTCCCTCGGAATGCTTGACGTAAGCACAAGCATCAAACAGATGATGGCCGTAACGAAGCGCCACATCGTCATCTACTGGCACGCAGGGCTGCAGCCCTGGGATCGTGACGCCATCGAGTTGTGGCCCCTCCTCCATGGTCGTTCCTACGATCCTATTCCCAAGAGCGACATTGTCTTCAATCTCCTCTATTCCATGGGAATCTACCCGGATATACGGGTTACAAGGAGCCGAGGAACCATGGTATTCGGCTCTCTTGAGGAGGCCTTAAAACAGTACAGCGCCCGTTTTCATGCCCACAGTCACGAAAAGCGGGCAATACTCATTGATTTCCTAAAACGGCGAACAATACCCGACGGGAAACGTCTGGTCATGCCCCGCAACCATGTCGGTATGCGGATATCTTGGAACATGGAGGATTATCATGAAGCGTAGACAACATCCGGCCACCGGCGTAGCGGCCATCCTTTTTTTCTGCATTGTGAGTTTCGCAGTCGGTGCCCAAGAGCAGTACACCGTAACGGATATGAGGGGCAAGAGTATCACCCTACCTAAAGAGCTGGAGCGCATCGCTACCATCGACGACGGTTTTGTTGAGGCGGTTATGACCCACCTTGGGGTCATCGATAAGGTTGTGGCCATCGGTTCCTGGTCCATGAAACGGGACTATACCTACAGCTTCGTCACCGGTTCAGGAGAGCATTACACCTATTCAAAGGGGTGGAACACCATGAAGTATCTCCACCCCTGGCTCAACGATCTTCCCTGCATCAATTCGCCCCAAGGCAATATCCTCAGTTATGAGACCCTTGCACAAAGTAATCCCCAGCTGGTGATCCTGCGGGTCGGCGACTGCACGGTGGGTAGCGGGAACCGGGAGGCCGTAGAGAAAACCATCTCCACCATCGAAGCAATGGGCTTTCCCCTTTTGGTTCTCTACTCACCCAGCTGGTATCGGAATTCTGATCTGACCAGCATGAACGAAGAGATGGCAGTGCTTGGTCGCCTTTTTCACCAGGAAGATAAGGCAAGGGCCCTGGCCGCCTATCTTCACTCCACCATCGACCTTATACGAGAAAGAACCCAAGCCATTCCCGAGAGCAAGAAATCCCGCCTCCTCATGCTGGGGCTGAATCCCAATATAAGGACAAAGGGAGGGACAGGATCGGCATGGGGAATAGATACGCCGGAGTCCTATATCATCGAATCCATCGCTCATGCAAAAAATGCTTTTCGGGAAAACGGCAGGGGAAAGATCCTCAATATCGAACAGATATACGCCCTTGATCCCGACGTGATCATTCTGCCCACATCCAACGGTTATCATCCGCCCAGGGAAATCCTCGAGGGACCCGATTTTAGCCTTCTTTCGGAGCTGCGGGCCATCAAAAACAGGCGGGTCTGCGCCATGCCCTGGACCCCGATGAACTGCTCACGCAGGGTCGAATACCCCCTCGATATGTTGATCATCGCGAAGGCCGCCTACCCCGAACTCTTCAGCGATATCAAGATTCATGAAGTTGCTTTGCAATTCTACAAAGATGTCTACCACGTCGATGATGCAACGGCCCGGGGTTTACGCTCAGCCCAGTGGCTCGACTGGACCGTAGAAAATGACTTCTAAGTCGAAGAGTAGTGTCCAAAAGCTGACCATGATCATGGTGCTCATTCTTCTCCTGGTCGTCGGGGCCCTCTGGGCTCTGACGGCCGGCACCTACGATATATCGGCAGAGGAAACCTATCACATTCTCAGGACCAAGCTCATGGGAGGGAATGAAGAGGAGCTCTCCAAGCTTCATACGGTGATCATCTGGACCATCAGAACCCCTCGGGTCCTTCTGGCCATCATAACGGGCGTCGCCTTTGCCCTTTCCGGAGCGGCCTATCAGGCTTGCTTCAGGAATCCGCTGGTTGAACCATATATTTTGGGGGTCTCCGCAGGAGCAGCCTTCGGTGCGGCCCTGGGGATCATGTTTCCAACCATCATCAGATCGATGCAGCTCTCCGCCTTTGGCTTCGCGATTCTGGCAGTCGCACTAAGCTATACCATTTCAAAGACGAGGGGCAGGGCCCCGGTTATCACCCTCGTCATCTCGGGAGTGGTCATCGGATCACTTTTCTCTGCCATGGTATCGCTTCTGAAATATCTTGCTCCGGATGCGCAGCTTCGGGAAATAACCTTCTGGATGATGGGTGGATTCTACTATGCCACCTGGAACGATGTCATTCTCACGGCCCCCTTTGTGGCCGTTGTATTTGCCATCATATTCCTCACATCCTGGAAGCTGAATATTCTCTCCATGGGAGACGAAGAGGCGAGAACCCTTGGAGTACATCCGGAACGATACCGTTTGCTGTATATCCTGTCGACGACGCTGGTAACGGCCCTCTGTGTTTCACAAGTAGGCATCGTGGCGTGGGTGGGACTAATGGCTCCCCATGCAGCAAGGATGATATTCGGTGCGGACAATAGCTATGTCGTTCCTGCGGGGGCCTTACTGGGAGCGCTCTTCATACTGCTCTGCGATACAATGGCAAGGACAATCGCAAGCTCGGAGATCCCCATCGGCATCCTCACCTCCGTCGTGGGGGCCCCATTCCTGATCTATCTTCTGCGCAGCAAGGGTAAGACCCTTTATGGATAAGGAGAAGACGATGCTGAAAGCTGCTGAAATAGAGTTTTCCTACGACACCACCCCACTCTTTTCCAAGGTTTCCTTCCATGTCGAAAAGGGTCGGCTCTGCGGGCTCTTCGGTCCAAATGGCTCAGGGAAAACGACATTGTTCAAATGCTGCCTCGGACTTCTCAAGGCAAAGGGGAATATCACCATAGCAGGCAGGGAGCATTCCAAAATATCCACGGCGGCAATGGCAAAACTGGTGGCCTATGTTCCCCAAGACCATTCATCACCCTTTCCTTTCCTGGTACGCGAGGTGGTCCTCATGGGGAGGGCTCCCCATTTCGGAGGAGTCTTCGGTATTACGAAGGAGGATCGTGAGCGCACCGAAGAGGCAATGGCACGATTGGGATTATCCAAAATCGCCGACAAACCCTATACCAATATATCAGGCGGCCAGCGTCAGCTTGTTCTCATAGCCCGAGCCCTTGCCCAGGACACACCTCTTATTATGCTCGATGAGCCGACTTCCTCTCTCGATTTCAAAAACCAGATCATGATCTGGAAGATCCTCAGAGAGATCGTCGAATCGGGGAAGACGGTCTTCGCCTGCGCCCATGACCCAAATCATGTCTCCTGGTTCTGCGACCATGTCCTGGTCATGGGCAGGGGAGGATTGATGGCAAAAGGAGATCCCTCCAGCATCCTCGATGAGCCGCTTCTGACACGCCTCTATGGGGAAATATGCGGAATTGGTACAATCTCGGGGTTAAGGATGGTCTATCCGAAATAGCGAAACAACCGAATTTTTGCAATTGTGAACTTTCTTACTATACTTAGGGCTGTCGTCGGTATTGAGCAACAGAGTGGGACTATCCGGCATATAGAAAGGAAGCCCATGGGTAAAGAAAGAAAGACGCAGAGCGTTCGCATCAGAGCAGCGCGGCTTCTCTTACCGGTATTCTTATTCGGTACACTTGTTGCCGCTCTGATGGTTTTTATTCCCAATAGGGTTGAAAGAAGCTCTATTGTAGAATCTCAGAAGCATACCGTCGGAATCCAGTTTTATATCGTCGAAGACGAACTCATACAAATAATCTCCGATATAAATTTCCTGGCCCAGTTAAGTTGTATACCGGACCTTTTTTCCGATGATCCATGGGAAAAAAGCCGTGCCATGGAAAACATTCGTTGGGATTTCCTGATGTTTAGCAATGCACGTCAAATATACGACCAGGTTCGGCTTATCGACGAAACAGGCTTTGAACGCATTCGGGTTAATCTTATAGATGGGAAGGCCGTTATCGTTCCGCAGGAAGAGCTGCAGGACAAACGAGACCGATACTATTTCACCGAATCATTCAAACTTGAGCCGGGAGAGGCCTATATTTCACCCCTGGATCTTAATATTGAACATGGGGAGCTGGAAGTACCATATAAAGCGATGATCAGAATCGGTATGCCAGTCACCGATCACCTGGGCAAAAAAAGGGGCATCATCGTGCTCAATTATCTCGGTGAGAAACTACTCAAGCGCATGGAGCAGGCCGCCATACTCGGGAATCTCCGCCTCTTTTTTCTTAACTCCGACGGTTATTGGTTTAGAGGTCCAACGGCGGAAGACGAATGGGGGTTCATGTTCGACGATCGCAAAGAACGAACCATTTACGAGCGTTTCCCCGAAGCTGCCGCAGCAATCATGAACTTTGAAGAAGGAAGTATTGAAACACGCTCGGGGCTTTTCAGCTTTTCGACAATCCGCCCCCATGAAAAATGGCAGGCTCCTTTTTCTTTGCTCAAGGTCCACTTCAGCGAAGCGTGGAAATGCGTATCATTTATCAGCAAAACAGATCTCAATCGGCCCATACACCAACGTCTGGCAACGATCGGTATGGGGTGGATCATCTATCTTTTTGTCACATGGCTGATCGTCTGGAATTGGGTCACTGCCGATGAAATGCGAAAACGATCGGAGAGGGAACTTCGCAGGGCCAAGAATGAAGCGGAATCAGCCAATAGGACCAAAACTATTTTTCTGGCCAACATGAGCCATGAAATACGTACGCCAATGAATGCAATCCTCGGTTTCACCGAAATCCTGGAAGCAGAAGAAAGAGACCCTCGTCGACGTAAGTATATCGAGGCAATCAACTCAAGCGGAACAACGCTTTTGGCTATCATCAACGATCTTCTTGATCTTTCCAAGGTCGAAGCAGACAAAATCGTTCTCAAACCGGAACCTACGGATATCACATCTCTTATGGAAGAGCTGCGTTACATCTATGCCCCTCTGGCGGAAAAGAAGCATCTCATCCTCGATGTCGAGATTGCAACGGCGACACCGGAGGCACTCCTCATCGACAGAACACGCCTTCGCCAGATATTGGTGAACCTTGTCGGCAATGCAATAAAATTTACGACAGTCGGAGGAGTGCGAATTGTGATAAACACGTGGAAGCAATCGGAAGAGTCCACAAGCGTGGACCTCCGTATCGATGTGGCCGATTCGGGACCGGGAATTGCAGTTTCCGATCAGGAACGTATTTTCGGTATATTCGAGCAAGGAGAGGTAGCGTGGGACCGCAAGTATGGGGGGACCGGCCTCGGACTCGCCATCAGCCGACGCCTTTCGACATTAATGGGAGGAACCATTTCACTTACAAGCAGTCCCGGCGAAGGGGCTATTTTTTCAATCGAGCTTCCCAATGTCGCCATCGTTGAGAAGGCCTCCCTTGAGAAAGAAAATGAGGATACAGAGAATGTACAATTTTCTCCTTCCAAACTCCTCCTCGTGGATGATGTGCCGGAAAATAATCTCCTGATAAGGGGTTTTCTGAGCGATTGCCCTTTCACGTATCGAGAGGCATCGAACGGGGCGGAAGCACTCTCACAGCTCTCCGACTTCACCCCTGACCTCATTATCTCCGATCTCAAAATGCCGATTATGGGCGGCATACAATTAATAGAAAAGATCAAGGCAGACGAAGGCACAGCCTCTATTCCGATCATTCTGCTCACAGCATCCATCACAAAGAATGATGAGTGGGCCATGAAAATTTATGCCGATTCCTTTCTGCGGAAGCCAATTCGAAAAAGTCGGCTGATAGAAGAGGTAAAACGGTATCTCCCGTATGAAGAGGGGAGCTCATCAGATACCCCTTCCGATGACGAGGACGAAAAAACAACGCCACAGGGAGAGAGAGAAGCTTCTCGCGAAGAGCTGAAAAACCTGATTGCCACCATGGAACGAAGCTTTCTTCCAAGGTTGCACTCCATTGGCCAGGATTTACTTGTTGATGATATCATCGATATTGCAGATGAGATAGGAACATTGGCCCAAAGCTACCACGTTCCTGACCTTGTCAAGTGGGGCACATCCCTGCGGCAGTCGATGCTCTCCTTTGACATTGATGCCGTTCGCCAACAGCTCGCCTCTTTCGATGAATTTTTGGCAGTCATGAAACAGAAGGTGGCAAGCGATGAATGAGAAAGAATATTGGAATATTCTCATCGTTGACGACACGCGCAATAATCTTTTCATTCTCAGCTCCATTCTCAGAAAAAAGGGGTATCGCATAGCCGCTGCCCTGAGCGGTCTGGAAGCTATCGAACTACTTCAGCATAAGCAGTTCGATCTTATACTGCTCGACATCAGGATGCCAGGTATTAACGGTATTGAGACCTGTAAGAGAATAAAAGCCACCCCGGAAACGGCAGAGATTCCCGTTTTGTTTATCTCAGCCATTGACGACCATGACTTGATAGCCGAAGCCTTTGCGGCCGGTGGCCGTGATTATATCCTCAAACCTTTTGAACCTGTGGAACTTATAGCACGGATAGAAACACAACTCGACATTCAACGGGGAAGAAGACTGCTTGAACAGATCAATGCAGGGCTCGAAAAGGTCGTGGAAGAAAAAACCCACGAACTCCACGAAAAGAATAAGGCTCTTGAACGGGCACTTGCAGAGCGGACCATCCTTCTACAGGAGGTCTACCACAGAGTCAACAACAATCTTCAATTTGTAAAAAGCCTCATATCGATTGATAAGCCGGAGAAAGTCTGCCCATGGACAGAAGATTTTTTTAAGCGGTTCGAATCCCGCATTCATTCCCTGGCCTATGTTCATGAACTCCTCTACCGTTCTCCGAATCTGAAAGAGGTGGACATGGCGCTCTATAGTCATGAAATATTTCGGGCGGCACATGAGTCCGCCGAAACATCTCCGACAGACTGTCAACTATTGCTTCACAATACCCCATTTACCTTAGGAATAAATCATGCAATCCCCTGCGGGATGATCATCAATGAACTGATTCGTACCGCCGTCAGCGGCTCAGCCGCATGTACACATGACAATGATCGAATCAGCATCATGTTTTCACAAGAGGGAAACAACTTCGTGATCACGCTAAAACTGGAAGGATCATTGGGAGGAAAAGAAGAGCTGGTCCCTTCGGGAACCGATCTGCTGATTACCACGGTCCTTGCCGAAGAACAGCTGTTTGGGAACATCTCCATTCAGGTCGATGATGTCACAACGATTTCAGTTGTATTCCCCAATATAGAGCTTGGAACATTCAGGGATGTGGATAATCTTTAAAGGCAGTGTCACCTCTCCACTCCCGCTATTCCAAGCCGACCCTTTCCCTCAGAAATTTAACCCTCTCCCTGCATTCGGAGAGCAGAGACTCTTCATCCTCGACCAATACTTTATTGTCATACATGAGGATTTTTCCATCCACTATCACCGTCTCCACATCACTGCCGTGACAGCAGAGGGTAAGTGCGGAATCATAGTCGTGCACAGGGGTCGCCCGTGGATGATCAAGGTTTACAATAATCAGATCAGCCGCCCCACCCTTCTCTATCCTTCTTCCATCAAGGGCCATATGGAGGGCCTCGGTAGGGCTTAGGCTATTGGCGTTATGTGTGGAAACTCTGGAAAGCAGCAAGGAGGCTTTTATTGTTTCAAAGATGTCCTGGGTATCATTACTTGCGGGGCCGTCGGTTCCAAGGAGTATCCGCACATCTCGTGCAAGGAATGTGGATAGAGGCGCAATTCCGGAACCAAGCACTTCATTACTTACGGGGCAGTGAATAACGATAGCTCCAGAGCCGGCAATTCTATCGACATCATGTTCATCGGCCCAGACAGCATGGACAAGCTGCATTCGAGCATCAAGAATACCGAGGGAATCAAGCCACGCGAAAGGAGACATCTGGTATTTCTCTCCACTCATCTCCATCTCATCCAGAGATTCTGCTATATGGATATGTGAAAAAGAACCGTTGTTCAGGGCAAGCTCGTGGCTTTCGAGAAGTGTCCGGGCACTGCATCGCCATGCGGCCAGCGGGCCATTTGCAATGGCAATACGTTCCCCCTTCCATGTCGAATAAAGAGAAGCAAGATGATCGAGAATCTGCCGGGGCTCTTCCGCACCAGCCCCTATATCCGACCAGGAACGGGCCAGTGTCATATAGACTCCCATGTCGTCGGCGGCCTTACAGACGACATGGGTATGTTCCGGAGTGTACGTTACTTTATGATGATCGGTTATATGTGTTGCTCCACAACGGATGTTTTCAAGGATACCCAAGCGTGCGGCAAGATTCATATCATCCGCAGTGAAGGCGGCCTGAAGAGGCCAGATCCGCTCCTTCAGCCAGCGCAAAAGGGGTCTGCCGCTGGCAAGACCCCGCATAAAGGTCTGGGCAAAATGGGTATGCGCATTCGTCAGTCCGGGCACTACCGCACGGTTCGGTGCATGGATAACGGTATCGGCCTCTTGGGAAAGCCCCTGAGGGGCATCTCCCGCTCCCAGCTGTTCAACAACGCCATGCTTCAGGTAGATATATCCCGGCTCTATCCAGCCATCGGGCAGGAGCACGGCGGTCCCGTAGATCAAAACAGAGCGGCAGGAGGGAACCTCATTCATACGAGAGACCGTCCACCATCGACAGGATATATCCCCCCGGTGATAAAATCGTTTTCGATGATCAAACGGATAAGCATGGCAGCCTCTTCCGGAGTTCCTATTCTCTTCAGCAACGACTTCTCCCGCGACCATGTGATTTTCTCTTCGCTTGCCCCGGGCGGCAGAAGGATGGTCCCCGGAGCAATGGCATTCACCCGAATGTAAGGCGCCAACTCGGCCGCAAGGTACTTGGTAACAGAGACAAGGCCTGCCTTTGATGCGGCATGGTGGCTGTAGGAATCCCATACCTGAAAGGCAGATAGATCGGTTATATTGACGATTACCCCGCCCTTCTGTTTCTGCATAATGGGGGCAACAGCCTGAGAACAAAAGAAAGGTCCCTTGAGGTTTACGCTGATAGAAAGATCCCATTCTTTTTCACTGATCTCAAGAAAGGGAGACTTAAGCCAGATTCCGGCACCGTTAATAAGGGTGTCGATCCTCCCAAACCTATTCATGGTTTCTGTTACCAGCCTTTCGATCTGGTGAAGATCGGACACATCGGTCCTGACTGATAGTGCCCCCACCCCCAAGGCCTCTATCGCTTTTTTGGTTTCCTCCGGATTCTCTTCCGGACTGAGATAACTGAAGGCGATGTTGGCTCCCTGTTCGGCAAAATAGAGACCGAATGCTCTTCCTACCCGAATGGCACCTCCCGTTATCAATATCACGCTATCCTTTATCTGCATAATCTTTACTCCTATTGTTTATCGGTTGTTTGCCGCGCATCAACCTTTCAGGGCGCCTTCCAGCATTGCCTGGAAAAAAAACTTTCTGCCGAGAATGAAGGTAAGTAGTACGGGGATCGCAATAACGA
Coding sequences:
- a CDS encoding class I SAM-dependent methyltransferase, producing the protein MVEQFDWAKLWIEAQKRNIASGRGGECWLAWDDEGSARAYRIRSSQQEATQKRIKEICNLAKRDWHVLDIGAGPGTLAVPLSRSVAHITAVEPASGMAAVLEEEIASRGITNVTIIRKRWDDIDAIADLRPPYDLCIASFSLGMLDVSTSIKQMMAVTKRHIVIYWHAGLQPWDRDAIELWPLLHGRSYDPIPKSDIVFNLLYSMGIYPDIRVTRSRGTMVFGSLEEALKQYSARFHAHSHEKRAILIDFLKRRTIPDGKRLVMPRNHVGMRISWNMEDYHEA
- a CDS encoding response regulator, giving the protein MNEKEYWNILIVDDTRNNLFILSSILRKKGYRIAAALSGLEAIELLQHKQFDLILLDIRMPGINGIETCKRIKATPETAEIPVLFISAIDDHDLIAEAFAAGGRDYILKPFEPVELIARIETQLDIQRGRRLLEQINAGLEKVVEEKTHELHEKNKALERALAERTILLQEVYHRVNNNLQFVKSLISIDKPEKVCPWTEDFFKRFESRIHSLAYVHELLYRSPNLKEVDMALYSHEIFRAAHESAETSPTDCQLLLHNTPFTLGINHAIPCGMIINELIRTAVSGSAACTHDNDRISIMFSQEGNNFVITLKLEGSLGGKEELVPSGTDLLITTVLAEEQLFGNISIQVDDVTTISVVFPNIELGTFRDVDNL
- a CDS encoding ABC transporter ATP-binding protein, whose amino-acid sequence is MLKAAEIEFSYDTTPLFSKVSFHVEKGRLCGLFGPNGSGKTTLFKCCLGLLKAKGNITIAGREHSKISTAAMAKLVAYVPQDHSSPFPFLVREVVLMGRAPHFGGVFGITKEDRERTEEAMARLGLSKIADKPYTNISGGQRQLVLIARALAQDTPLIMLDEPTSSLDFKNQIMIWKILREIVESGKTVFACAHDPNHVSWFCDHVLVMGRGGLMAKGDPSSILDEPLLTRLYGEICGIGTISGLRMVYPK
- a CDS encoding ABC transporter substrate-binding protein gives rise to the protein MKRRQHPATGVAAILFFCIVSFAVGAQEQYTVTDMRGKSITLPKELERIATIDDGFVEAVMTHLGVIDKVVAIGSWSMKRDYTYSFVTGSGEHYTYSKGWNTMKYLHPWLNDLPCINSPQGNILSYETLAQSNPQLVILRVGDCTVGSGNREAVEKTISTIEAMGFPLLVLYSPSWYRNSDLTSMNEEMAVLGRLFHQEDKARALAAYLHSTIDLIRERTQAIPESKKSRLLMLGLNPNIRTKGGTGSAWGIDTPESYIIESIAHAKNAFRENGRGKILNIEQIYALDPDVIILPTSNGYHPPREILEGPDFSLLSELRAIKNRRVCAMPWTPMNCSRRVEYPLDMLIIAKAAYPELFSDIKIHEVALQFYKDVYHVDDATARGLRSAQWLDWTVENDF
- a CDS encoding hybrid sensor histidine kinase/response regulator; the encoded protein is MGKERKTQSVRIRAARLLLPVFLFGTLVAALMVFIPNRVERSSIVESQKHTVGIQFYIVEDELIQIISDINFLAQLSCIPDLFSDDPWEKSRAMENIRWDFLMFSNARQIYDQVRLIDETGFERIRVNLIDGKAVIVPQEELQDKRDRYYFTESFKLEPGEAYISPLDLNIEHGELEVPYKAMIRIGMPVTDHLGKKRGIIVLNYLGEKLLKRMEQAAILGNLRLFFLNSDGYWFRGPTAEDEWGFMFDDRKERTIYERFPEAAAAIMNFEEGSIETRSGLFSFSTIRPHEKWQAPFSLLKVHFSEAWKCVSFISKTDLNRPIHQRLATIGMGWIIYLFVTWLIVWNWVTADEMRKRSERELRRAKNEAESANRTKTIFLANMSHEIRTPMNAILGFTEILEAEERDPRRRKYIEAINSSGTTLLAIINDLLDLSKVEADKIVLKPEPTDITSLMEELRYIYAPLAEKKHLILDVEIATATPEALLIDRTRLRQILVNLVGNAIKFTTVGGVRIVINTWKQSEESTSVDLRIDVADSGPGIAVSDQERIFGIFEQGEVAWDRKYGGTGLGLAISRRLSTLMGGTISLTSSPGEGAIFSIELPNVAIVEKASLEKENEDTENVQFSPSKLLLVDDVPENNLLIRGFLSDCPFTYREASNGAEALSQLSDFTPDLIISDLKMPIMGGIQLIEKIKADEGTASIPIILLTASITKNDEWAMKIYADSFLRKPIRKSRLIEEVKRYLPYEEGSSSDTPSDDEDEKTTPQGEREASREELKNLIATMERSFLPRLHSIGQDLLVDDIIDIADEIGTLAQSYHVPDLVKWGTSLRQSMLSFDIDAVRQQLASFDEFLAVMKQKVASDE
- a CDS encoding SDR family NAD(P)-dependent oxidoreductase, producing MQIKDSVILITGGAIRVGRAFGLYFAEQGANIAFSYLSPEENPEETKKAIEALGVGALSVRTDVSDLHQIERLVTETMNRFGRIDTLINGAGIWLKSPFLEISEKEWDLSISVNLKGPFFCSQAVAPIMQKQKGGVIVNITDLSAFQVWDSYSHHAASKAGLVSVTKYLAAELAPYIRVNAIAPGTILLPPGASEEKITWSREKSLLKRIGTPEEAAMLIRLIIENDFITGGIYPVDGGRSLV
- a CDS encoding amidohydrolase family protein — translated: MNEVPSCRSVLIYGTAVLLPDGWIEPGYIYLKHGVVEQLGAGDAPQGLSQEADTVIHAPNRAVVPGLTNAHTHFAQTFMRGLASGRPLLRWLKERIWPLQAAFTADDMNLAARLGILENIRCGATHITDHHKVTYTPEHTHVVCKAADDMGVYMTLARSWSDIGAGAEEPRQILDHLASLYSTWKGERIAIANGPLAAWRCSARTLLESHELALNNGSFSHIHIAESLDEMEMSGEKYQMSPFAWLDSLGILDARMQLVHAVWADEHDVDRIAGSGAIVIHCPVSNEVLGSGIAPLSTFLARDVRILLGTDGPASNDTQDIFETIKASLLLSRVSTHNANSLSPTEALHMALDGRRIEKGGAADLIIVNLDHPRATPVHDYDSALTLCCHGSDVETVIVDGKILMYDNKVLVEDEESLLSECRERVKFLRERVGLE
- a CDS encoding FecCD family ABC transporter permease encodes the protein MTSKSKSSVQKLTMIMVLILLLVVGALWALTAGTYDISAEETYHILRTKLMGGNEEELSKLHTVIIWTIRTPRVLLAIITGVAFALSGAAYQACFRNPLVEPYILGVSAGAAFGAALGIMFPTIIRSMQLSAFGFAILAVALSYTISKTRGRAPVITLVISGVVIGSLFSAMVSLLKYLAPDAQLREITFWMMGGFYYATWNDVILTAPFVAVVFAIIFLTSWKLNILSMGDEEARTLGVHPERYRLLYILSTTLVTALCVSQVGIVAWVGLMAPHAARMIFGADNSYVVPAGALLGALFILLCDTMARTIASSEIPIGILTSVVGAPFLIYLLRSKGKTLYG